One genomic segment of Panicum virgatum strain AP13 chromosome 2N, P.virgatum_v5, whole genome shotgun sequence includes these proteins:
- the LOC120660402 gene encoding uncharacterized protein LOC120660402 isoform X1 translates to MSASYSMWPVFLISYNLPPWECMEQSNFMMGLLIPGPTCLGKDMDLFLQPLIDELLDLWNGVPTCDALTKKSFDLHPAVIWCIHDYPALSTLSGRVTRGYYACVRCDKNPCSRRLRNKICYIGHRRFLPRDHVWRTKKYFDGQTEECGQPEEFTMDELNEQLARVSHVKPGNHPDNKKRKRQDEGQCWKRRASLWDLPYWSNLKLRHNLDVMHIEKNICEALLGTFLDIAGKSKDSINARLDLEDMGVRKKLHLKPDGNSYTLPHSPYTMTKTQKLAFCAFIKNVKFPDGYASSLSRCISADECKVQALKTHDCHILLQRILPASLRGIMDKEIYEAIAELGNFFQQICAKTLKVDVLNKMRGEIPIILCKLEKIFPPSFFDVMVHLAIHLIDDAILRGPVQYGWMYQVECRLLTLKRFVRNMARPEGSIAEAYVANECLNACSRYFDDVDTRHNREGRNRERVVLGEGGLSIFQHGVTLLGASRMTYNENDYDKMLWYILNNTPEVEPFIEICRTELESAGNVDVDRVLAKEFAGWFKKHLATRKFVNGEEVNEDLYALASQPHLRVHLFSGCLVNGVRYHTLDRERSRKTQNSGVMVEGSHNGEDIDFYGQLKEIIQLQYNSDSNSQRIVVLFQCN, encoded by the exons atgaGCGCCTCGTATAGCATGTGGCCAGTATTTCTTATTTCTTATAATTTGCCTCCATGGGAATGTATGGAGCAATCCAACTTTATGATGGGCCTACTCATTCCTGGTCCGACATGCCTAGGAAAGGATATGGATCTGTTCTTGCAACCCCTGATTGATGAGTTGTTAGATCTTTGGAATGGTGTCCCTACCTGTGATGCTCTGACTAAGAAATCATTTGATCTTCATCCTGCAGTTATATGGTGCATACATGACTATCCAGCACTAAGCACACTTTCAGGCAGAGTCACTAGAGGTTACTATGCTTGTGTTCGTTGTGACAAAAATCCTTGCTCTAGAAGATTAAGGAACAAGATTTGTTATATTGGCCATCGGCGTTTTCTCCCACGGGACCATGTTTGGAGGACAAAGAAATATTTTGATGGACAGACTGAAGAATGTGGGCAGCCTGAGGAATTTACTATGGATGAGCTGAATGAGCAATTGGCGAGGGTTTCACATGTTAAACCTGGGAACCATCCTGATAACAAAAAGAGAAAGAGGCAAGATGAAGGTCAATGCTGGAAGCGAAGGGCGAGTTTGTGGGATTTGCCATATTGGTCAAATCTGAAGTTACGTCACAATCTTGATGTAATGCATATCGAGAAAAATATTTGTGAGGCCCTTCTAGGGACATTTCTCGACATTGCAGGGAAGTCAAAGGACTCAATTAATGCAAGGCTTGATTTGGAAGATATGGGtgtaagaaaaaaattacacttgaAGCCTGACGGGAATTCATACACTCTCCCACACTCTCCATATACGATGACTAAAACCCAGAAGCTTGCTTTTTGTGCTTTTATAAAGAATGTGAAATTCCCAGATGGATATGCCTCCAGCCTATCAAGGTGTATTTCTGCTGATGAATGCAAAGTACAGGCATTGAAAACTCATGATTGTCATATCCTTCTGCAAAGGATATTGCCTGCAAGCCTCCGAGGAATCATGGATAAGGAAATTTATGAAGCAATTGCTGAATTAGGTAACTTTTTTCAGCAAATATGTGCTAAGACATTGAAGGTAGATGTCTTGAACAAAATGAGAGGTGAAATCCCAATAATATTGTGCAAGCTTGAGAAAATTTTTCCACCTTCTTTTTTTGATGTCATGGTACACTTGGCCATTCATTTAATTGATGATGCAATCCTTAGGGGTCCGGTTCAGTATGGATGGATGTACCAAGTTGAGTGTAGGTTGCTTACCTTGAAGCGTTTTGTGAGGAACATGGCAAGACCCGAGGGGTCCATTGCAGAGGCATATGTTGCAAATGAGTGCTTGAATGCTTGCTCCAGGTATTTTGATGATGTTGACACACGACACAATCGTGAGGGCAGGAATAGAGAGCGTGTAGTTTTGGGAGAAGGTGGTTTATCTATTTTCCAGCATGGAGTCACTCTTCTTGGGGCATCGAGGATGACGTACAATGAGAATGATTATGACAAGATGCTTTGGTATATCCTCAACAATACTCCGGAGGTTGAGCCATTTATAGA GATATGTAGGACAGAGTTGGAGAGTGCTGGCAATGTTGATGTTGATAGGGTTCTTGCTAAGGAATTTGCAGGATGGTTTAAGAAACAC CTTGCAACCAGAAAATTTGTGAATGGAGAAGAAGTCAATGAAGACCTATATGCATTGGCAAGTCAACCACATCTTAGAGttcatttattttcaggatGTCTTGTTAATGGTGTTCGCTATCACACCTTGGACCGTGAGAGAAGTAGAAAAACACAAAACAGTGGTGTCATGGTTGAGGGCTCACATAATGGAGAAGATATAGACTTTTATGGTCAGTTGAAAGAAATAATTCAATTGCAGTACAACTCTGATTCGAACAGTCAAAGGATAGTAGTTTTATTTCAGTGTAATTAG
- the LOC120660402 gene encoding uncharacterized protein LOC120660402 isoform X2, with amino-acid sequence MSASYSMWPVFLISYNLPPWECMEQSNFMMGLLIPGPTCLGKDMDLFLQPLIDELLDLWNGVPTCDALTKKSFDLHPAVIWCIHDYPALSTLSGRVTRGYYACVRCDKNPCSRRLRNKICYIGHRRFLPRDHVWRTKKYFDGQTEECGQPEEFTMDELNEQLARVSHVKPGNHPDNKKRKRQDEGQCWKRRASLWDLPYWSNLKLRHNLDVMHIEKNICEALLGTFLDIAGKSKDSINARLDLEDMGVRKKLHLKPDGNSYTLPHSPYTMTKTQKLAFCAFIKNVKFPDGYASSLSRCISADECKVQALKTHDCHILLQRILPASLRGIMDKEIYEAIAELGNFFQQICAKTLKVDVLNKMRGEIPIILCKLEKIFPPSFFDVMVHLAIHLIDDAILRGPVQYGWMYQVECRLLTLKRFVRNMARPEGSIAEAYVANECLNACSRYFDDVDTRHNREGRNRERVVLGEGGLSIFQHGVTLLGASRMTYNENDYDKMLWYILNNTPEVEPFIEICRTELESAGNVDVDRVLAKEFAGWFKKHDVLLMVFAITPWTVREVEKHKTVVSWLRAHIMEKI; translated from the exons atgaGCGCCTCGTATAGCATGTGGCCAGTATTTCTTATTTCTTATAATTTGCCTCCATGGGAATGTATGGAGCAATCCAACTTTATGATGGGCCTACTCATTCCTGGTCCGACATGCCTAGGAAAGGATATGGATCTGTTCTTGCAACCCCTGATTGATGAGTTGTTAGATCTTTGGAATGGTGTCCCTACCTGTGATGCTCTGACTAAGAAATCATTTGATCTTCATCCTGCAGTTATATGGTGCATACATGACTATCCAGCACTAAGCACACTTTCAGGCAGAGTCACTAGAGGTTACTATGCTTGTGTTCGTTGTGACAAAAATCCTTGCTCTAGAAGATTAAGGAACAAGATTTGTTATATTGGCCATCGGCGTTTTCTCCCACGGGACCATGTTTGGAGGACAAAGAAATATTTTGATGGACAGACTGAAGAATGTGGGCAGCCTGAGGAATTTACTATGGATGAGCTGAATGAGCAATTGGCGAGGGTTTCACATGTTAAACCTGGGAACCATCCTGATAACAAAAAGAGAAAGAGGCAAGATGAAGGTCAATGCTGGAAGCGAAGGGCGAGTTTGTGGGATTTGCCATATTGGTCAAATCTGAAGTTACGTCACAATCTTGATGTAATGCATATCGAGAAAAATATTTGTGAGGCCCTTCTAGGGACATTTCTCGACATTGCAGGGAAGTCAAAGGACTCAATTAATGCAAGGCTTGATTTGGAAGATATGGGtgtaagaaaaaaattacacttgaAGCCTGACGGGAATTCATACACTCTCCCACACTCTCCATATACGATGACTAAAACCCAGAAGCTTGCTTTTTGTGCTTTTATAAAGAATGTGAAATTCCCAGATGGATATGCCTCCAGCCTATCAAGGTGTATTTCTGCTGATGAATGCAAAGTACAGGCATTGAAAACTCATGATTGTCATATCCTTCTGCAAAGGATATTGCCTGCAAGCCTCCGAGGAATCATGGATAAGGAAATTTATGAAGCAATTGCTGAATTAGGTAACTTTTTTCAGCAAATATGTGCTAAGACATTGAAGGTAGATGTCTTGAACAAAATGAGAGGTGAAATCCCAATAATATTGTGCAAGCTTGAGAAAATTTTTCCACCTTCTTTTTTTGATGTCATGGTACACTTGGCCATTCATTTAATTGATGATGCAATCCTTAGGGGTCCGGTTCAGTATGGATGGATGTACCAAGTTGAGTGTAGGTTGCTTACCTTGAAGCGTTTTGTGAGGAACATGGCAAGACCCGAGGGGTCCATTGCAGAGGCATATGTTGCAAATGAGTGCTTGAATGCTTGCTCCAGGTATTTTGATGATGTTGACACACGACACAATCGTGAGGGCAGGAATAGAGAGCGTGTAGTTTTGGGAGAAGGTGGTTTATCTATTTTCCAGCATGGAGTCACTCTTCTTGGGGCATCGAGGATGACGTACAATGAGAATGATTATGACAAGATGCTTTGGTATATCCTCAACAATACTCCGGAGGTTGAGCCATTTATAGA GATATGTAGGACAGAGTTGGAGAGTGCTGGCAATGTTGATGTTGATAGGGTTCTTGCTAAGGAATTTGCAGGATGGTTTAAGAAACAC gatGTCTTGTTAATGGTGTTCGCTATCACACCTTGGACCGTGAGAGAAGTAGAAAAACACAAAACAGTGGTGTCATGGTTGAGGGCTCACATAATGGAGAAGATATAG